The window GTATGGCATGCACTCATGGGATACTGGGGAGGAGTACATACAGATGCGCCAGAAACTAAGAAATATAATTCAGAATTGAGATACCCACTACAGTCGCCAGGCAATCTAGCACATATGAGGGATGGTGCAATGGATTGCATGGAGAAGTATGGGGTTTGCACCATTGATCCAGCTAAAATATCCGAATTTTACGATGATCTACACACATATCTTGCCTCTCAGGATGTGGATGGGGTTAAGGTAGATGTTCAAAACATACTTGAAACACTTGGGACTGGTCTTGGAGGACGAGTTTCACTTACCAAACAGTTCCAACAAGCGCTAGAGAAGTCCATTGCTGCAAATTTCCAAGACAACAGCATAATCTGCTGCATGGGTCAAAATACGGATTCCCTTTATAAGTAAGAAACTCACATAATCCATTTCCATCAATTGTATGTATCTTAAAAGGACAATGTGTTTCTTACTTAATGCCTATCCTGTCAGAGATAGGAATCCTACATATCTGATTGATTTAAGCCAAAACTCTTACTGGGAACAATCTTAACATAAAATTTTTTCAGTGATGTTCTTTTGTATAATTTCAAAGATATAGAAGAAATAATTAAACCATCAAACAGCCCCCAGTTAACATGAAGCGATATGCAAACCGTTGCTTGACTATAACAATCAAATATGTGAATTATGTCTGCCAAAAAACACTCAACAGGACAATTTTATGACATTCTTGGAATACTATAAACATAATGTAGCAGATGATCCAGCAAAGGGAGATCACAGAATCAGGTATATTCTATcatttgagattttctagatgCAGCAAATCAAATTGTGCCTCCCAAACCCTGATGAGAAAGACATATATCGATGTTCTTTTCTTAGGATGACAGTATTCCTTGAATGCTTAATACACATCATTCATTGGCTTTGTGAAGTCAAGCATCTATTCTAATTCTAAGTTGAACAAGATACATCTTCTATAAACTCCTCTAATACTTGCAGTTTATGACTTATCATTTCAGTTGTAAAAGAAGTGCTATAACGAGAGCATCTGATGATTACATGCCAAGAAACCAAACATCACAAACATTGCATATCGCTGCGGTGGCCTTTAACAGCATCTTTCTCGGTGAAATTGTGGTCCCGGATTGGGACATGTTCTATGTAAAAACCCTTGCCTATAACCATTCCTACTTCTGGTTGTGTTTCAGTGCCTCTTATATCTTATTTTGCTGAATATCAGAGCCGTCACTATGCAGCTGAGTATCATGCGGTCGCTCGAGCTGTGGGAGGTTGTGGGATTTATGTCAGGTAGACTACATCTGCAgttaaaaatattgaaaataggagaagggaaaaattcaaaagaaacaaTAGATATTGGGACATTAGCTTGACTTATATAAGTAACACGCATAAATGCAAGATGATTGATGCATATTTGGGAGGATGGGAAATTCCTGTGAGTCTTCATGGAGGACTTGTGCATTAGAGTGGGGGTCTAGGGACAGTCAGTGACCAATCAACAAATCAAGTTGGAAAGTTTCCAACCTGTTTTTATTTTGAACCATCTTATTAATGTACTTTCTTCCAGACAAGTTGTCATCGTTTCAAAtttcacatttttttaaaaatctttgGATGGTCCCTCTGGATTGCTACTCTGCTTAAGGAAACATTTACATGTCTGTGCTCTTATTTTGTTTGACAGTGACAAACCTGGACAGCATGATTTCACGATACTTAAAAGGCTTGTACTTCCAGATGGGTCAGTTCTCAGAGCCAAATACCCTGGCAGGCCATCACGAGATTGTCTATTCAATGACCCAGTTTTGGATGGGAAGAGGTAGTTTTTTCTCTCCCAGGTTCATGGCtaacttagtttcttctttcttgacaCTTTTGCTCACTTCTGAGCTGCAGTCTTTTGAAGATTTGGAACCTGAACAAATTTTCTGGAGTACTAGGCATTTTCAATTGCCAAGGTGCAGGAAGTTGGCCAAGCTCACAAAGTAATGTTCAGAACAGTACGTGTTCTGAGCTATCTGGGCATGTAAGCCCTGCTGATATTGAGTATTTTGAAGAGATTTCTGGGGAGACATGGACTGGAGATTGTGcaatatttttgtttaattcagGTACAAGTGTACAACCCATCAAGTTAGTTATATGCTTTGCATATGAAGAAAATATTGTTTGAATTGAACAAATATTAgctcctttacttattttccctGTCAACTACAGAAGATGAATTATGATCTTCCTTGAATTTAAGATTCCATGGCTTTGTAACAGATTTGGGGTTCCATTCTGGATTCCCAGCCCAGTAACCTTTCTAATACTAGAAAGCATAAAATATGGGGTTGATTACTCCATTTTTTGTTGGAGATTCTTTAACATTTTCAGCTATTATGACTATTCCAGGATCACTGGTTAGACTGCCTAAGGAAGGATATTTGGATGTATCATTGGGGGTTTTACAATGTGATGTGTTTACGGTATCTCCAATTAAGGTTAGTTTCAACTTCTCAACTCACCTTGTGGAGTAATGGAATTTGTTATCTACTAAATTAGACTGAATATTTGTTGAGTTGTTTATGAAAATAGAACTACTATGTAATGGTTTCTGCAGCTTTATGACCAAAGATTTCAGTTCGCAC of the Telopea speciosissima isolate NSW1024214 ecotype Mountain lineage unplaced genomic scaffold, Tspe_v1 Tspe_v1.1091, whole genome shotgun sequence genome contains:
- the LOC122648429 gene encoding probable galactinol--sucrose galactosyltransferase 2; the encoded protein is EIRRTFGLKYVYVWHALMGYWGGVHTDAPETKKYNSELRYPLQSPGNLAHMRDGAMDCMEKYGVCTIDPAKISEFYDDLHTYLASQDVDGVKVDVQNILETLGTGLGGRVSLTKQFQQALEKSIAANFQDNSIICCMGQNTDSLYNCKRSAITRASDDYMPRNQTSQTLHIAAVAFNSIFLGEIVVPDWDMFYSRHYAAEYHAVARAVGGCGIYVSDKPGQHDFTILKRLVLPDGSVLRAKYPGRPSRDCLFNDPVLDGKSLLKIWNLNKFSGVLGIFNCQGAGSWPSSQSNVQNSTCSELSGHVSPADIEYFEEISGETWTGDCAIFLFNSGSLVRLPKEGYLDVSLGVLQCDVFTVSPIKLYDQRFQFAPIGLIEMYNSGGAVEEMEFFNSSSNCGMNIKGRGPGRFGAYSNTKPKFCTVNGTEEEFEFKEKDNFLTMMIPTGKSSYWDVVINF